From the Cryptomeria japonica chromosome 2, Sugi_1.0, whole genome shotgun sequence genome, one window contains:
- the LOC131065223 gene encoding uncharacterized protein LOC131065223, giving the protein MFVSAEWMESGFTTQANGIAVAEYMYSTTFWESIEQIVEFSEPLVKVLRLVDGDKPPMGYVYEAMDRAKEVIRSKLENNRDKYMPLWDIIDRRWDGQMHTPLHAARYFLNPPLFYKIDFLEIDAEIKQGFFKCMEKMFPDLEKFDAATIELEMYKHAKGFLSSRAAIQSRKTIQPAAWWASFGDEIPNLRWMAVRILSQPCSSSACERNWSVFEHIHSKKHNHLSQQRLNDLVFVHHNLRLKIRKAQGTIEECLPIDLDEIYPECELIAVDDANDDDDDVDDDYVVADRALVSENFDIMRQANFRPEWVEGIRTGSYLGVSSSGPPAL; this is encoded by the exons atgtttgtttcagctgagtggatggagtctggtttcacaactcaagcaaatggcatagcagtggcagagtatatgtattctaccacattttgggaatctattgaacaaattgtagaattttcagagcctttagtaaaagtcttgagactagtggatggagataaaccccccatgggatatgtgtatgaggccatggatagggccaaggaggtgatAAGGAGTAAGCTGGAAAATAATAGGGATAAGTATATGCCgttgtgggacataattgataggagatgggatgGACAAATGCACACTCCTCTCCATGCTGCAAGATACTTTCTCAATCCTCCATTATTCTATAAGATTGACTTCCTGGAAATTGATGCTGAGATCAAACAAGGCTTCTTCAAGTGCATGGAAAAAATGTTTCCTGACTTGGAAAAATTTGATGCGGCTACGATAGAGCTGGAAATGTACAAGCATGCTAAGGGCTTTCTCTCTTCTAGGGCTGCTATACAAAGCAGAAAGACAATTCAACCAG ctgcatggtgggcttcttttggagatgaaataccaaatttaaggtggatggcggtgcgtattttgagccaaccatgtagcTCATCAGCTTGTGAGCGTAATTGGAGTGTGTTTGAACACATACATTCTAAGAAACACAACCATCTATCACAACAACGACTGAATGACTTGGTATTTGTTCATCACAACCTTCGCTTGAAGATAAggaaagctcaag GAACTATTGAGGAATGCTTGCCAATTGACCTCGATGAGATATATCCAGAGTGCGAGTTGATTGCTGttgatgatgctaatgatgatgatgatgatgttgatgatgattatgttGTTGCTGATCGTGCGCTTGTGTCTGAAAATTTTGATATCATGAGGCAAGCCAACTTTCGTCCTGAATGGGTTGAAGGAATTAGGACAGGCTCTTACCTAGGAGTTTCATCATCAGGGCCTCCtgccctctag